From Carnobacterium alterfunditum DSM 5972:
TTTTAAAACAAAACCTCATCATTAATGATAATCGACTTTATCATAAACATACTAATCAGGCGATAATTGAACAAATTATTTTTCAATTGATTGGTGGCTATCAAACAGATTCTTCGGCTGACATTTTATCAAAAGATCCCATTTTCCAGAGCCTATTAGCTAAAGAACAACTTGCTTCACAACCGTCTATTTCTCGCTTTTGGGATCGGTTAAATCAAGAAAATATTTTCCAATTGCAAGAAGTCAATCAAATCCTGCTTGATAAAGTACGGACTGCACGTAATACAACTGAGATGATTTTTGATTTAGACTCAACTCATTCGGATACCTTCGGGAATCAAGAAAATTCGAATTATAACGCTCATTACCAAACGAATGGCTATCATCCGCTAGTTGCCTTTGAAGGCTTGACCGGTGATTTATTGAAAGCAGAACTTCGTTCTGGTAACGTGTACACATCCAATGGTGTGGCAGATTTTGTCCAACCACTTTTTGACCATTATCAAGAAACCGTACCTGTAAGTTCTATTCTAGTGCGTGCCGATAGTGGTTTTGCAACTCCTGAATTATATGAGCTATGTGAAGAACGTCGAAATTTTTATGTTATTCGATTGAAATCGAATCGCAAATTAGGCAAAATCGCTGAGCAATTTATCTCTATAGATGATCAACACGATTGGGATAGAAAAGAAGTTCACTACGCTTCTGTACTCTATCAAGCGAAGAACTGGTCACATTCACGAAGAGTTTGTATTAAATCTACGCGTGAAGCAACAGAATTGATTGCTCGACATGAATTTATCGTAACTAATTTATCAGAAGATATTTCTGCAGAAGCGGTCTTTCAAACTTATTCTAAAAGAGGAACCATGGAAAATTATATTAAAGAGGCCAAAAATGGGTTTTATTTCGATAAAACCGACAGCCCTCGTTTCTTAGAAAATCATGCACGCATGATGGTGAGCGTACTAGCTTATAACATGGTCAATTTTATGCGTACTCTTTGTTTTACGAAAGAAACCAAAGGTTTTCAAGTATCAACCATTCGCTTGTTCTTATTTAAAGTGGCAGGTAAGCTTGTTCATTCGGGAAGGAAAACCTCTTTGAAACTCAGTTCCTCCCACGTTTATCAGAAACTCTTTCGTAAAATCTTGTGGAATATCCAGCATTTTAAATGGGAGTAGCACTCATACTCAATACAATAGTTAAAAAAAATGGCTCATTCCAAGGGGTCAGTATGCCCAAAAATCTTAATTGCCTGACAAAAAAATGAGTGCTTTGTAAATTTGAAGTAAAATCAGTAAACCAAACAAGCTACTGTCCTGAATGAAGTGAAAAACACACTAATTTTTATTTTTTGAAAAAAGTATGAATCATTCAGGTTTATAGAAGTAATTATTTTTTGAAATAAACAGTTTTTTTACAATATCGTCTATTCATTACACCAGATTAGTTTCCCAAATATCTTTGGTTGGAATGAGATTCTTTTTATCTAATCGTTATTTTATTGTATACTAGTAAATGTAGGAATTTATACTAAATATGTACTAGATGGTAAAGAGGAATAGATGGATGCTGTGCTTTGGTATTCTGCAGCAAATGAAATCCAAACATAGCAACAACAAAAATTTTGGTTGCAGTAAACCAGTCAACTAATGGAGGCGAACAATGATGGCACAAGAAACCGTATTAGATTATTTAGGAGAAGCATTGGAAGAAAGTGATTTTGAATTTGATTGGAAATTAGAATGGAATAAAAAACAGCACGCAATCGAAGTTTATTTTTCGATTTTTGCTGAAAAACAAGAAGAAAATATTGTGATCGAAGACATAGAAGGAACTACAGCTCAAGGCAACATTATCCAATTTGAGGATGCTATCTGCCTTTTTGATCCTAAAAAATCAAAGATTCAAACAGATAACTACTTAAAAGCCTTTCCAGTTGATTTTAAAATGGGCATTGAAAAAGGATATATTGATGCGATTCTAAAGACACTTCGTATAGTTGTTACAGAAGGACAATCCGATTTACTAGATTTTGCTACCGACCCAACAATCGAAGAATTTGAGTTAAACTGGAATGATACTAATTTTGACGGAACAATCAAAACATTAAAAAATATCAATCGTTACGATGAAGAGAAACTCCCTTATCCAAAATATTAAACTAATCAAAACTAAATAAATGATTAAATGGAGGTAAAATAATAAGATGAAGTGGATTGAATTACAAATACAAACCTCAAATGAAGCTGTTGAAGCTGTTTCAAATATTCTTATTGAGTCAGGTTCCCAAGGGGTAGCTATTGAGGATAGACAAGATTTCTTGAATAACCCTGATGATGGCTTTGGTGAGATATGGGCGTTAGATGAAGCAGACTTTTCTAAAGAAGGTGTGATCATAAAAGCCTATTTTCCAGATACGCTATTTTTACCTGAATTGGTCCCAAACATCAAACTTAGAATCGAAGAACTCAAGACATTTGGCTTAAATATTGCGCCAAATAATATAAAAGTAGACGAGGTTGCAGAAGAAAATTGGGCTACGGCTTGGAAAAAATATTACCATCCTTTGCAAGTAACTCGATTTTTAACAGTCGTTCCAAGTTGGGAAGAGTATGACCTAAAACATTCAGATGAGCGAGTGATCCGGTTAGATCCGGGTTTAGCATTTGGTACAGGTACTCATCCAACAACCATACTTTCCTTACAAGCTCTTGAAACATACATTCGTGGAGATGAAACGATTTTAGATGTAGGGACAGGTTCAGGTGTATTAAGTATCGCCAGTAAAGCTCTAGGTGCCAAACATGTTCATGCCTATGATTTAGACGATGTGGCTGTAAAAGCAGCTGTTGAAAATATTGAGTTGAATGAGTATGCTAAAGATATTATTGTAAAAGCCAATGATTTGTTGAAAGGCGTAACGATCGAAGCTGATATCGTTGTAGCAAATATTCTAGCAGAAATCATTATTCCGCTTATACCAGAAGCTTTTGATGTACTCAAACCAGGCGGTCTATTTTTAACTTCAGGGATCATTGAGGATAAAAAAGAGTTGATCCTCTCTGAGCAAAGAAAACAAGGCTTTACAATCGTACAAGTGCAGCAAATGAAAGACTGGTGCAGTATCGTCGCTCAAAAACCTTTAGCGGAGGATGAGTAAATGCAACGCTATTTTTTAAATGAAGATTTAAAGGATTATCAAAATCAAACTATTTCGATTAGCGGAGATAGTTTTCATCACATGATAAAAGTAATGCGTATGAAAGTTGATCATCGTGTATACCTTGTAACCAAAGATCAGCAAGCTTTTATTGCTAAAATCAATGCAATTGAAGAAAATAAAGTTCTTTTAAACTGGGTCGAAGATGATCTTAGACAACAAGAATTGCCGATCGATGTGACGATTGCTAGCGGCCTTCCTAAAGGAGACAAGTTAGATCTGATCGTCCAAAAGGGAACAGAATTAGGCGCAAGTGCGTTCATTCCTTTTGCGGGGTCTTTTTCGATCACAAAATGGGATACCAAAAAAGCAGCTAAAAAAATCGAACGATTACAAAAGATTGCACAGGAAGCAGCTGAACAATCGCACCGTACAAAAATTCCAACACTTCAGCCACTTGCTTCGGTGAAGCAGCTGATTGAGATGAAAGAACAATTTGATGTCTGTTTAGTAGCATATGAAGAAAGTGCTAAAGCAGGAGAAGATCAAAATTTTGTTAAAGGATTAAAAATGCTGCCTGCTGGCGGAAAGTTACTCATTGTTTTTGGTCCGGAAGGCGGGTTATCTAAAGATGAAGTAGGCGCATTCATTCAGAATGGCTTTTTGCCTTGTGCACTGGGTCCAAGAATTTTAAGAACCGAAACTGCTCCATTGTATGCACTGGCAGCGGCTTCGTATCATTTTGAATTGATGCATAAATGAGAAATTTCTTTTTTGTCCAAAACGGAGAAATTAGGTATAATGAAAATGCTATCATCAATATAAGAAAGAGGGATATAATATGACAGTAGAATTAAACAAAACAATTGATCACACATTATTAAAACCAGAAGCAACGGAGGCACAAATCAAAATGCTTTGTGAAGAAGCAGCAGAATATGACTTTATGTCTGTATGTATCAACCCAACTTGGGTAAAAAAAGCTGCAGAACTACTTAGTGGTACAGACGTAAAAGTATGTACGGTCATTGGTTTTCCTTTAGGAGCTAATACATCTGAAGTAAAAGCCTTTGAAGCAGAAAATGCGATTCAAAATGGGGCAACTGAAGTGGATATGGTCATCAATATTGGCGCTCTTAAAGGCGGGAATGACGCTTTAGTCCAAAGTGACATCGAAAGTGTAGTAAATGTTTCAAAAGGAAGAGCGTTGTCAAAAGTTATTATCGAAACAGCCTTATTAACAAATGAAGAAAAGATACGTGCATGCGAACTGGCTAAAAAAGCAGGAGCTGATTTTGTGAAAACATCTACCGGTTTTTCAACAGGCGGAGCAACACTTGAAGACATTAAATTGATGCGTGCTACTGTAGGACCTGATATGGGTGTTAAAGCAAGTGGTGGCGTTCGTACAACGGAAGATGCTAAACAATTTATTGAAGCAGGCGCTACTCGTTTAGGTTCTTCAAACGGATTAGCAATCGTAAAAGGTTAAACGAATTTTAATCAGAATAACAAATAACTCACTAAATAAGTTGGAAAGAATACGAGTCTGATTGTGACTTGTATTCTTTTTTTTATAGAATCTTTTACAAAAGTAAAAAATAAAGCCTGTTTTGTTTGATTTTTTTGTTTATATTGAAATTGATCCTTAATATTAGTATAATGTAGTGTGAAGCAATATTTAAAGCACCCATTTGGAGTGCTTATTTTGTATTAATCGATTTGAAATGAAATAAAATAAAATATAAAATTTAATTAGTGATAAATGAAAAGAAGGTGACAATATGCCCAAAAATAAAGATTACACTGCACAAGAAGTAATTGCCTTAACCGTTACTTACATGAATAGCAGTCATGTGGCTTTTGTCAAAAAGGCTTGTGATTTTGCCACAAATGCTCATAGAGATCAGTTTAGAAAATCAGGAGAGCCTTATATCATCCATCCGATACAAGTTGCCGGTATCTTAGCTGAATTAAAGATGGATCCTGTTACAGTAGCGACCGGATTTCTTCATGATGTTGTAGAGGATACTGAATATACCTTTGAAGATATTTCAAGAGAATTTTCTCCCGAAGTTGCGATACTTGTAGATGGTGTTACTAAATTAGGAAAAATTAAATATAAATCACATGAAGAGCAGCAAGCAGAAAATCATCGTAAAATGTTGTTGGCAATGGCAAAAGATTTAAGAGTGATCATGGTTAAATTGGCTGATCGCTTGCATAATCTTCGTACACTGAAATTTCATAGACCCGAAAAACAAAGACAAATTGCAAATGAAACACTTGAAGTGTATGCTCCGCTTGCTCACCGTTTAGGGATCAATTTAATTAAATGGGAATTAGAAGATACTTCATTACGCTATTTAAATCCGCAACAATACTACCGAATTGTCCATTTAATGAACTCTAAAAGAGAAGAGAGAGAAGCTTATATCTCCGATTCTATTTCAAAGATTCAAGAATCAGTTGAAGAATTAAATATAACTGCAGATATCACCGGTAGACCAAAGCATATTTATTCCATCTATCGTAAAATGCGTGATCATAAAAAACAATTTGATCAAATTTATGATTTATTAGCGATTCGTGTCATCGTTGATTCAATTAAGGATTGCTACGCTGTATTAGGAGCTATCCATACCCGTTGGAAACCAATGCCAGGCAGATTCAAAGATTACATTGCCATGCCAAAATCGAATATGTACCAATCGATCCATACCACTGTTATCGGACAGTATGGTAAACCTATAGAAGTCCAAATCCGGACAAAGGAAATGCACGCAGTAGCTGAATATGGAGTTGCAGCTCACTGGGCATACAAAGAAGGCATCACTAAAAAAATTGAAGATGATTCAGATGACAATAAATTAGCATGGTTTAGGGATATCATCGAATTACAAGATGACTCAAAAGATGCTAGCGACTTTATGGCGAGTGTTAAACAAGATATTTTCAAAGATAAAGTTTACGTTTTTACACCAAAAGGAGACGTCAGTGAATTGCCTTCAGGAGCTGGTCCGTTAGACTTTGCGTTTAATATCCATACTGAAATAGGGAATAAGACGATTGGTGCTAAGATAAATGGTAAAATCGTGCCCTTAAATTATAAGTTGAAAACAGGAGATATCATTGAAATATTAACATCTCCAAATTCATACGGCCCTAGCCGTGATTGGATCAACTTAGTATCAACTAGCAAAGCCAAAAATAAAATCAAACGTTTCTTTAAGCTGCAAGATCGAGAAGTGAATATCATAAAGGGTCGAGATATGCTTGAAAAGCAGTTGAACGACATGCAATTTCAACCCAAAAATTTCTTGACGAAAAGCAACATCAAGATGCTCCTAGAACGCTTTAATTTCACTTCAGAGGATGATTTATATGCTGCAATCGGTTTTGGTGAATTAACAGCTCTTGTAATAGCTAATCGTTTAACAGAAAAAGAACGTAAAGATCGAGAAAACGAAAAAAAAGTCCAAGAAGTTACGTCAATTGAATCGAAAACTAAAAAAGAGCCTGAGAAAATCAAAGTGAAACACGAAGGTGGCATTGTCATTCAAGGAATCGATAATTTGCTCATTCGTATTAGCCGCTGCTGTAATCCTGTACCAGGTGATGAAATTGTTGGATATATCACAAAAGGCAGAGGCGTTTCGATTCATCGTAAAAATTGCCCTAATGTTCTTGCAGCAAAAGATGCAGAAAATCGATTAATTGAAGTCGAATGGGAAGAAGCTACTTCTAAAAGTCAAGATTACAATGCTGAGTTACAAATCATTGGCTATAATCGCTCGGGCTTGTTGAATGAAGTCTTACAAGTTGTAAATAGTATGACAAAAAATTTAAATAACGTAAATGGAAAAGTAGATAAAGATAAGATGGCTACTATTACATTAA
This genomic window contains:
- a CDS encoding DUF3013 family protein; this translates as MMAQETVLDYLGEALEESDFEFDWKLEWNKKQHAIEVYFSIFAEKQEENIVIEDIEGTTAQGNIIQFEDAICLFDPKKSKIQTDNYLKAFPVDFKMGIEKGYIDAILKTLRIVVTEGQSDLLDFATDPTIEEFELNWNDTNFDGTIKTLKNINRYDEEKLPYPKY
- a CDS encoding RelA/SpoT family protein, with product MPKNKDYTAQEVIALTVTYMNSSHVAFVKKACDFATNAHRDQFRKSGEPYIIHPIQVAGILAELKMDPVTVATGFLHDVVEDTEYTFEDISREFSPEVAILVDGVTKLGKIKYKSHEEQQAENHRKMLLAMAKDLRVIMVKLADRLHNLRTLKFHRPEKQRQIANETLEVYAPLAHRLGINLIKWELEDTSLRYLNPQQYYRIVHLMNSKREEREAYISDSISKIQESVEELNITADITGRPKHIYSIYRKMRDHKKQFDQIYDLLAIRVIVDSIKDCYAVLGAIHTRWKPMPGRFKDYIAMPKSNMYQSIHTTVIGQYGKPIEVQIRTKEMHAVAEYGVAAHWAYKEGITKKIEDDSDDNKLAWFRDIIELQDDSKDASDFMASVKQDIFKDKVYVFTPKGDVSELPSGAGPLDFAFNIHTEIGNKTIGAKINGKIVPLNYKLKTGDIIEILTSPNSYGPSRDWINLVSTSKAKNKIKRFFKLQDREVNIIKGRDMLEKQLNDMQFQPKNFLTKSNIKMLLERFNFTSEDDLYAAIGFGELTALVIANRLTEKERKDRENEKKVQEVTSIESKTKKEPEKIKVKHEGGIVIQGIDNLLIRISRCCNPVPGDEIVGYITKGRGVSIHRKNCPNVLAAKDAENRLIEVEWEEATSKSQDYNAELQIIGYNRSGLLNEVLQVVNSMTKNLNNVNGKVDKDKMATITLTVGIQNIAQLDKIVEKIKSIPDVYNVRRMSS
- a CDS encoding IS1380 family transposase, which translates into the protein MAILHENRLLFNSNISVSHSGGNLSSDSGLILVKEFMHTINFSNILKQNLIINDNRLYHKHTNQAIIEQIIFQLIGGYQTDSSADILSKDPIFQSLLAKEQLASQPSISRFWDRLNQENIFQLQEVNQILLDKVRTARNTTEMIFDLDSTHSDTFGNQENSNYNAHYQTNGYHPLVAFEGLTGDLLKAELRSGNVYTSNGVADFVQPLFDHYQETVPVSSILVRADSGFATPELYELCEERRNFYVIRLKSNRKLGKIAEQFISIDDQHDWDRKEVHYASVLYQAKNWSHSRRVCIKSTREATELIARHEFIVTNLSEDISAEAVFQTYSKRGTMENYIKEAKNGFYFDKTDSPRFLENHARMMVSVLAYNMVNFMRTLCFTKETKGFQVSTIRLFLFKVAGKLVHSGRKTSLKLSSSHVYQKLFRKILWNIQHFKWE
- a CDS encoding 16S rRNA (uracil(1498)-N(3))-methyltransferase, whose product is MQRYFLNEDLKDYQNQTISISGDSFHHMIKVMRMKVDHRVYLVTKDQQAFIAKINAIEENKVLLNWVEDDLRQQELPIDVTIASGLPKGDKLDLIVQKGTELGASAFIPFAGSFSITKWDTKKAAKKIERLQKIAQEAAEQSHRTKIPTLQPLASVKQLIEMKEQFDVCLVAYEESAKAGEDQNFVKGLKMLPAGGKLLIVFGPEGGLSKDEVGAFIQNGFLPCALGPRILRTETAPLYALAAASYHFELMHK
- the prmA gene encoding 50S ribosomal protein L11 methyltransferase, whose product is MKWIELQIQTSNEAVEAVSNILIESGSQGVAIEDRQDFLNNPDDGFGEIWALDEADFSKEGVIIKAYFPDTLFLPELVPNIKLRIEELKTFGLNIAPNNIKVDEVAEENWATAWKKYYHPLQVTRFLTVVPSWEEYDLKHSDERVIRLDPGLAFGTGTHPTTILSLQALETYIRGDETILDVGTGSGVLSIASKALGAKHVHAYDLDDVAVKAAVENIELNEYAKDIIVKANDLLKGVTIEADIVVANILAEIIIPLIPEAFDVLKPGGLFLTSGIIEDKKELILSEQRKQGFTIVQVQQMKDWCSIVAQKPLAEDE
- the deoC gene encoding deoxyribose-phosphate aldolase, producing MTVELNKTIDHTLLKPEATEAQIKMLCEEAAEYDFMSVCINPTWVKKAAELLSGTDVKVCTVIGFPLGANTSEVKAFEAENAIQNGATEVDMVINIGALKGGNDALVQSDIESVVNVSKGRALSKVIIETALLTNEEKIRACELAKKAGADFVKTSTGFSTGGATLEDIKLMRATVGPDMGVKASGGVRTTEDAKQFIEAGATRLGSSNGLAIVKG